The Streptomyces laurentii region GCCGGTGGTGCCCGGCTGGTTCACGGACGACACCGATCCCGACGGCGCGTTCCGGCTTCTCGGGACGCGCTGCACCGCCTGCGCGGCCGTGTTCTTCCCCCGGGAGGACGACGGCTGCCGCAATCCGTACTGCCCCGGCGGCGGCGAACTCGCCGAGACGCCGCTGTCCCGGCGCGGCCGCGTCTGGTCGTACACCGACGGCCGCTACCGGCCGCCCGCGCCGTACGTCTCGGACCCGGACACCCCCTGGGAGCCTTACACCCTCGTCGCGGTGGAGCTGGCGGCCGAGGGCATGGTGGTGCTCGGGCAGGCCGCGCCGGGCGTGCGGCCCTCCGAGCTGGCGGTCGGTGCGGAGGTCGAGCTGGTGCCGGGCGTCCTGCACGAGGACGCGGAGCACGTCTGGACCACCTGGCACTGGCGGCCCGTCGCCACGGACGCGCGGGAGGCGGCGTGCTGACCGACATCGCCGTCCTCGGCGCCGGGATGCACCCGTGGGGCAAGTGGGGCCGGAGTTTCGTCGCGTACGGGGTGGCCGCCGCGCGGGCCGCGCTCGCCGACGCCGGCCTCGACTGGCGCGAGGTCCCGTCGGTCGTCGGCGCCGACACCGTGCGGGGCGGCTATCCCGGGTACGTGGCCGGGGCCAGCTTCGCCCGGGCGCTCGGCTGGCAGGGCGCACGGGTGACCAGCGTCTACGCGGCCTGCGCCTCGGGGGCCCAGGCGATCGGCACCGCCCGCGCGCAGATCCTGGCCGGGCTCGCCGACGTGGTCCTCGTGGTGGGCGCGGACGCGGCACCGAAGGGGTTCTTCGCCCCGGCGGGCGGCGAGCGTCCCGACGACCCCGACTGGCTGCGCTTCCGGGTCCTCGGCGCGACCAACCCGGCGTACTTCGGCCTGTACGCGCGCCGCCGGATGGCGCTGTACGGGGACACGCCGGAGGACTTCGCCCGGGTGAAGGTGAAGAACGCGGCGGCGGGCGCGCTCAATCCGCTGGCCCGCTACCGCAAGGCGGTGAGCGCGGACGACGTGGCGGCCTCGCCGGTGGTCGCCGATCCGCTGCGGCTGCTCGACATCTGCGCGACCTCGGACGGGGGCGCGGCGCTCGTCCTGTCGAGCATGGCCTTCGCCCGACGGCACGGGCATCCGGACCCGGTCCGGATCCGGGCGGTGTCCACCGTCACGCCGGAGTATCCGCGGACGGTCCTGGACCTGCCGGACATCGCCACCGACGCCATGGTGGGTCACGGCGTCGCCGATCGGCCCTTCCGGCCCTTCCGCGCGTCGATCGCCCGGGCCGCGTACGAGGAGGCGGGCATCGGCCCGGAGGACCTGTCGCTGGCGGAGGTGTACGACCTGTCGACGGCGCTTGAACTGGAGTGGTACGAGGACCTCGGGCTGTGCCCGGCGGGGCACGGCGCCGCGCTCGTACGGAACGGGGTGACCGCGCTGGGCGGGCGCGTCCCGGTCAATCCGAGCGGCGGCCTCGCCTCGTTCGGGGAGGCGGTGCCGGCGCAGGCCATCGCGCAGGTCTGCGAGCTGACCTGGCAGCTGCGCGGGGCGGCCGGGGACCGGCAGGTGCCGGGGGCGCGGGCCGGGATCACCGCCAACCAGGGGCTGTTCGGCCACGGGTCGGCGGTGGTGGCGGTCCGCTGACGGCCCTGCCACCCCGGTGGGGGCCGGAGCTGTCCGGTCCCCACCGGGCGGAGCGGGTCAGCGGCCGGCCGGCGCGCCGGCCGCGGCGGGCGGCGGGTGCTCGGCCAGCACCAGGGCGTGCTGGACGACGGCCACGAGGACGTTCTTGACCGACTCGCGGTCGCGCGCGTCGCACATCACCAGCTCGACCTCGGGGTCGAGGTCGAGCGCGCCCCGGACGGTGTCCGCCGCGAACCGGCGGGCCCCCTCGAAGCAGTTGACGGCCACCGTGAAGGGGATGCCGCGCCGCTCGAAGTAGTCGATGGCGGCGAAGCTGTCCTCCAGACGCCGGGTGTCGGCGAGGACGACGGCCCCGAGCGCGCCCTGCGCGAGCTCGTCCCACAGGAACCAGAAACGGTCCTGTCCCGGCGTACCGAACAGATAGAGGACGAGGTCCTCGCGCAGGGTGATCCGGCCGAAGTCCATGGCGACCGTGGTGGTCGTCTTGGTCTCGACGCCGTGCAGATCGTCGACCGGCCGGCCGACCTCGCTCAGCATCTCCTCGGTCCGCAGCGGCCGGATCTCGCTGACCGCCCCCACCAGGGTGGTCTTGCCCACCCCGAAGCCGCCCGCCACCAGGATCTTCAGCGTCACCGGCTCGACCGGCGGCTGCCTGCGGCCGGTACTAGAGCGCCCGAAGGCCATTGATCACCTCACGAAGGATGCTCACGTCCGGCAGCTCGGCCGGCGGAACGGGGCGGGTCACGTGTACGAGCTCGTCGTCCACGAGATCACCGATCAGGACCCGGACCACCCCGACGGGGAGGTCGAGCCCTGCGGCGAGTTCGGCGATCGACTGCGGCTGCTCGAAGCAGCGTTCGACGATCTCGACATGCTCGGGGGACAGCGTCTGGTCGCGGCCGGGGTCCCCGGCGGCCGGTTCCGGGACCACGACCGCGATCAGGTCGAGCCGGTGCCGGCTCGCGGCGCTGGTGCGGCCGCGGGTCATGGCGTACGGGCGGACCACCGGCCCCGCCTCGTCGTCGTACCAGTGGCCGACCGCGTCCTGCTGGGACTGGTCTGCGTCAGTCATGCCGTCCCCCTTGTTCATCCCCCGTTGGTCAGGCCGGACCGGGGCGCCGTGGCGAGATGGGCACCGACCCGCTTGACCATGAGCGTCATCTCGTACGCCACCTGGCCGACGTCCGATTCGGAGTCGGCGAGCACGGCCAGGCAGGAGCCGTCACCGGCGGCGGTGACGAACAGGAAGGCGTCCTCCAGCTCGACGACGGTCTGGCGGACCCGGCCCGCCTCGAAGTGCCGGCCCACGCCCTTGGCCAGGCTGTGGAAGCCCGAGGCGACGGCGGCGAGGTGCTCGCCGTCCTCGCGGGTGAGGTCCTTCGAGGCGCCGGTGGCCAGGCCGTCGCTGGAGAGCACCAGGGCCTTGCGGATGGAGCCGACGCGCTGGACCAGTTCGTCGAGGAGCCAGTTCAGCTCTCCGTTGCCCTGGGCGGCGCTGTGGGTTGCTGCGGCGTTCGGTGCGGTCATCGACCGTCCCCCTCGGGTGTCGTTCCTCGTGCTGTCGTTCCGGGCGCTGTTCCGGGTGCTGAACCGGGCGTCGCCGCCCGGGAGTCCGTCGTGCCGGCTCCGGCCGGGCCGGGTTCGGGCACCCCGTCGTTCTGCCGGCGGCCGCGCTGCCAGCCGCGCTGCATCGAGGCCATGCGGCTGCGCACCTCCTCGGCGTCCCGCTCGAAGGGGTCGGTCCCGGGCCCGGAGCCCGCGGGGCCGGCGGCCGGCCGGGCCTCGTCGCGGGCGCCGTGCGCCCGCAGCTGCGGGGCGAGGCTGGCCTGGCGCACCCGGCGGGGCAGTCCGTCGAACAGGGGTTCCTCCTCCTGCGGCGGTACGGGCACCAGGGTGGGCGCGGGCCGGACGCGAGCCAGTTCCATGGTGTCTCCGTCTCCCGGTCCGTGGCTGTGACCGTGTCCGTCGTTCCCGGTGACGTGCCGGGAGTCGTCGCCGGAGGTGCCGTGGCCGGCCGGGCCCGCCGGGGCGCGGCCCGGTTCGTCGAGGCGCCGGCCGTGGTCGACGACGAGCGTCGGCGTACGGCGGCGGGGCAGTTGGACGGGGCCGTCGGCGAGGTCCCCGCCGGCCGGGCCCGCCGGGTCGGCGGCGCCGCCCGGGGCGGGCTGGTGCTGCTCGCCGCGGCGGCGGTGTTCGCGGGCGCGGAACAGTCCGCCGCGCTCGCTCTCGGTGTCGAGGAGGTCGGCCGCGCCGTCGAGCAGATCGTCGAGGGAGCCCGACTCCAGCGGCGCTTCGAGTTCGACGGGGCCGTCCAGGACCGGGCTCGGAACGGGTTCCGGGGCCGGGTCGGGGACCTTGGCGAGGGCGGGGCGGCGGCGCGGCAGCCCGGCCGGGCCGGTGGTCTGGGCGCGGTCGCCGCTCTCGCCGGCGGCGCCGTCGCGGCCGGCTCCCGGGCGTCCGTTGTCACGGTCCAGGCGGAAGCCGGCGCCCTGCGTCTCGGGGGCGTCGGTGAGCAGCGTGGCCGGGATGAAGACGACCGCGGTGGTCCCGCCGTACGGGGAGGTCTGCAACGACACCCGGACGTTCTGGCGCTGGGCGAGGCGGCTGACGACGAAGAGACCGAGGCGGTCGGTGTCGGACAGCTCGAACTCGGGGGTCTCGGCGAGCCGGAGGTTGGCTTCGAGGAGGACCTCGGGGTTCATGCCGAGGCCGCGGTCGTGGATCTCCAGGGTGAAGCCGTTGGCGACGCGCTCGCCGAGCACCTGGACGGCGGTGTGCGGGGGCGAGAAGACGGTGGCGTTCTCGAGGAGTTCGGCGACGAGGTGGGTGAGGTCGGCGACGGCGGGGCCGCCGACGCCCAGCCGGGGCAGCCGGCGGACCTCGATGCGCTCGTAGTCCTCGACCTCGGCGACGGCGGCGCGGACGACGTCCATCAGCTGGACGGGCTTGCGCCACTGCCGGGAGGGGGCGGCGCCGGAGAGGATCACCAGACCCTCGGCGTGCCGGCGCATACGGGTCGTCAGGTGGTCGAGCCGGAACAGGTCGGCCAGCTCGTCGGTGTCCTCGGTGCGCCGCTCCATGGTGTCGAGGAGGGTGAGCTGACGGTGCAGCAGGACCTGGTTGCGGCGGGCCAGGTTGACGAAGACCTCGGAGACGCCGCGGCGCAGCTCCGCCTGCTTGACGGCGGCCTCGACGGCGGCGCGCTGCAGGGTGTTGAGGGCCTGGCCTACCTGGCCGACCTCGTCCTCGCTGTAGGTGAGCTGGGGCACCTCGGTCGCGGTGTCGACGTCCTCGCCGGCGGCGAGCCGGCGCATCACGCTGGGCAGCCGGACGCCGGAGACCTCCTGGGCCTCCTTGCGCAGCCGGCGCAGGTCGCGGACGAGGCCGCGGCCGACGCGGACGGAGACGACGATGGAGACGAGGAGGGCGACGAAGCCGAGGACGCCGGCGATGCCGGCCTTGAGCAGGACGCGGTACGCGACGGGCTGGAGGCGTTCCTGGAGGCGCTCTCCGGCCGCGTAGTTCTCGCGGGCCAGGGCGTCGAGGACGGGGGTGGTCTGTTCCTGCCAGAGCTGGGCGGTGACGGCGCGCGGGCTGTCGGTGGGGCCCGCGGCTATCAGGGCCTCCTCCGACTTGCGCAGGGGCGCGGTCTCGGCGCCGGTCCAGTACTTCTCGTACCGGTCGCGGTCGCCCGCGGGCAGGACCTCCAGGTTGGTGTCGTAGTAGGTCCTGCGGGTGGCGACGATGTCGGTGAGGGCGCGGATCTCCGCGGGGGTGATCCGTTCGGCGACGAGCGCGGAGCCGACCAGCGCGTCCTCGCGGGCGACGATCTCGCGGGCTCGGGTGATGCCGACGAGGGCGCGGCCCTGCTTGTCCATCTCCACGTCGTCCAGGGCGTGGAGGGACATGAGGAAGCCGTAGCAGGGGTCGACCAGGCGGTTGAAGAAGTCGAGCGCCTGCATCCGGCCGACGCTGCGGTTCTCCACGGAGCGGCGCAGCGAGTCGAGGCCGTCGAGGGCTTCGAGGAGGAGGGAGAGCCGCTGGGCGGTGGCGGGCGGCATGTCGCCGCTCACGCCGGGCTCGGCGGCGTTGCGCCGGATCAGGGCGACCTGCTGGTCGGTGGCCTCGCGTTCCTGGCGCAGCCGGGTCATGGCCTCGGCGGCGCGGGGATCGGCGAGATAGACGAGGGATTCGCGGCGTTCCTTCTGCAGGACACGGGCGGTGTCCTCGATCGGGTAGCCGATCTTGTCCATGATGTAGCCGGTGTCGAGGAGCGTACGGGCCTCGCGGCCGGTCAGGACCGTGGAGAAGCCCCACAGTCCGGTGAGGGAGACGAGCGGTACGAGGAGCAACGCCACGATCTTCCGGCGGATGGATTTCCCGCGAAAGCGCATGGCCTCCCCCAGCTCGGCCTCCGCGGCCGCGGAGGCTCCTCACATCGGCACGCCTGGCGTCAACACGCGGCGTCAACCTTCGGCTTCAACTAACGGCGGCGCGAGCCTACTACTGCATCACGGCCAACCCGAAGGCGTGGCCGGTCGATTTTCGGCCGGTCGGGAAGGTGTTGATCATGAGATGTCCCGGTATTCGGGGAGTTGCGTTGCACTGGTGTGGCGCAGGACACCCGCTGGTCAGGGCTTTCCACGGGGCGGGCGGTTGGCTGGAATTGTCTGTTCCGCTCCCGCCGTGACCGACCCCCGGCGAAACCTTTTCCCTCCCTCATGCGTCATTCTGTACGGGGGAGGCTTGTGTCCGCGTAAAGCGACTCAAAACGGGCAGCCACCCGGAACACATCGGTGGTGGGGAGTGACGGCGCTATGGAACACGAGGCGCAGCCGGTACGGCAATTGTGGGTGGACGACGAGCGGGGCCGGCGAAGGATGCCGGACCCGGTGCGAACGGCGGCGGTACGGGCCGTTCTGATCGTCTCGGTGACGCTGATCCTTTCGATGGTCGCCTTCCTGTGCTCGGTCACAGGATCGTGGCTGGCGTTCCCGATGACGCTCGCGGCGATAGCCGGCACGGTCGTCGCGACCTGGTCGGTGCTCGACGTATGGATCACCCGTCAGGTGTGGCGACAGCGCAACGGGGTCGTCTCCGAGCCGAGCAGTGCGGAGCGACCGCTGCGGCGGGAACGCCGCCAGGAGGAGTCCCAGGAGCACCCCGGGCCCGCGGCCCGCGCGGGCAAGGGGCTGCTCCCGGAGGGGGCTCTCTCGGAGGCGGCCTGACCGTCAGCGGCTTTCTCGGGCGTACCCGAGGGGCCGGAAGCAACACCCGGCGGACGGCCGTGGAGCGGTGGAGGTCTCACCGCTCCACGGCCGTTCGCACGTCCGGACCTCCCCGGCGTGCGGAGCGCCGCCGTCTCCGGTGAGGTGAGAGTCGACGACACCGATGCCGGTCGCCGAGCCGTGCCACGGCCGCGCGACGCCGAGGAGACAAGGCCCCCGATGAGGTTCGACTTCACCGCACGACTCGCGGCGGCCGTGACCGCCGCGACGACGATCATGGCGATGGGCTCGGCGGCCGCCGCCGCGCCCTCGGGCGGGGACGGCAGACCGTTCCTCGACCCGCTGCACACCGTCTCGACCATCGCCTCGACCGTTCCGGACAACGGGGACCTCAACCCGTACGGCACCGTCCTGATCGACAAGAGCGTGGGCGACCTGCGCCGCGGCAACGTCCTGGTCAGCAACTTCAACAACGCCGCGAACCAGCAGGGCACCGGGACCACGCTCGTGCAGGTCGATCCCGACGGCTCGGCCAGCCTGTTCGCCCGCATCGACCCGGACCACCTGCCCGGGCCGTGCCCCGGCGGGGTCGGGCTGACCACCGCGCTGTCCGTCCTGCCCGGCGGCTGGGTGGTGGTCGGCAGCCTGCCGACGGCGGACGGCACCTCCGACACCGCGCAGGCCGGATGCCTGATCGTGCTGGACCGGCACGGCAAAGTCCGCGAGACGTTCAGCGGCCACGGGATCAACGGCCCCTGGGACATGACCGCGCGGAGCTGTGGCGACCGGACCGATCTGTTCGTCACCAACGTGCTCAACGGCACCGTCGCCGCCGGCGGCGACGTCGTGCGGGAGGGCACCGTGCTGCGCATCAGCCTGCGCACGCACGACGACCGGCCGCCGACCCGGGTCGACACGACCGAGATCGGTTCGGGCTTCGCCGAGAAGACCGACCCGGCGGCGCTCGTGATCGGGCCGACGGGCGTCGGACTGAAGGGCTCGACGCTCTACGTGGCCGACACCGTCGACAACCGCATCACCGCGATCCCCGACGCGCTGACCCGGGACGACAGCGCCGGCACCGGCGACGTGGTCACCACCGACGACAACCTCAACGGCCCGCTCGGCCTCGCGATCACCCCGAAGGGCGACATCCTCACCGTCAACAGCGGTGACGGCAACATCGTCGAGACCACCCGCAGGGGTGAGCAGGTGGCCGTCCGCACACTCGACAGCAGCGGCACCCCGCCGGGAGCGGGCGCGCTGTTCGGGCTCGCGGTCGCCGCGAAGCCGGACCGGGTCTACTTCGTCGACGACGCGACCAACACGCTGAACCTGCTCAGCCGGCCCTGAGGCAGGGGTGGGGCGCCGCCGGAACACGACGGCACCCCACCACCGTCTTTCTAGGTTTTCTCCAGGTAGGCGAGGACGGCGCGGACCCGGCGGTTGCCATCCTGGTCGTCGGTGATGCCGAGCTTGCCGAACAGCGAGGTCGTGTACTTGCCGATGGCGCCCTCGCTGAGGAACAGGCGGCGGCCGATGGCCTGGTTGGACAGGCCCTCGGCCATCAGGGCCAGGACCGTGTGCTCGCGCTCGGTCAGCCGTTCCAGACCGCGGGCCGGGGAACCAGCGGACAGCAGCCGCGCGATCACGGCCGGGTCCAGGGCGGTCCCGCCACCCGCGACGCGCTCCAGGGCGTCGACGAACTGCTCGGCTTCGAAGACGCTCTCCTTGAGCAGATAGCCGACGCCGCCGGAACCGTCGGCCAGCAGCTCGCGGGCGTACAGCCGCTCGACATGCTGGGAGAGGATCAGGACCGGGAGCCCGGGCACCTCGGCACGGGCGTCGAGAGCCGCCCGCAGGCCCTCGTCCCGGTGGGTCGGCGGCATCCGGACGTCGATGACGGACACGTCGGGGCGCCAGGTCCGCAACGCGTCGAGGGTCTCGGGGCCGGTGGCCGCGGTCGCGACCACCTCGTGCCCGTAGGCCTCGATCAGGCGGACCAGGCCGTCCCGCAGGAGGTAGAGGTCTTCGGCTACGAGAACGCGCATGGCACCGTCATCCTGACACGCGTCGGCCCGCCGGGCGGACTCGTGACCTCCAGAGTGCCGTCGAACACCGCGAGGCGGCGGCGCAGCCCGTCGAGGCCCCCGCCGGCCTCGAATCCCGCGCCGCCACCGCCGTCGTCCCGGACCTCGGCGACCGCGCCGGAGCCGTCCCGGCCGGCGGCGAGGGCGACGCGCGCGTGCGAGGCCCCGGCGTGCTTCACCACGTTGGTGAGCAGTTCGGCGACACCGAAGTAGACGGCCGACTCGACCGGCGCCTCCAGGCGGGGAAAGCCCCCAACGCCGCCGGACTCCGCGTCGACATCGACATCGACGGGGAGGGCGACGTCCAGGGCGAGAGCGCGTATCGCGTCGGCGAGCCCCCGCTCGCTCAGGACGGGCGGGCTGATGCCCCGAACGAGTTCGCGCAGTTCGGCCAGCGAGGCGGCGGCGCCGGTCCGCGCGTCCCGCATCAGCGCCCGGGCCCCTTCGGGGTCGGTGTCCATCAGCCGCTCGGCGGTCGCGAGCGAGAGCCCGAGCCCGACGAGGCGGGCCTGCGCCCCGTCATGCAGATTCCGCTCTATGCGGCGGATCTCGGCGGCCTGCGCGACCGTCACGTCGGCGCGCTGCGCGGTCAGTTCGCCGACGCGGTCGGCCAGGGCCATCGCCGGGGACGGGCGCAGGAAGCGGACGGCGACCGGCTCGACGGGCCGCCACGCGTACGGGGCCGAGCCGACGGCCAGCAGCAGGGCGAGCACCCCGGCGAGACGCTGGGCGGGCCCGGCCCCGCTCAGCCCGAGCACGGCGAAGGCCGCGCCGGCCGGCGGGAGGACCGCGACCAGGCCGGCGGTGAACGGCGCGATCGCGGTGAACCGCAGGTCGCGCCAGGTGGCCGGGTCGCTCCAGCGGATCCGCCACTTCTGGTCCAGCAGGGCGTCCCGGCGGCTGCGCTCGTAGGAGAAGCCGTTCCACCAGTACCCGGTGGACAGCCGGCCGACCGGGCCGGGCCGCCGGTGTCCGGCGGGCAGGTCGGTGCCGGTCCAGCGTGCGACGAGGAAGCGGACCGCCCGGCAGACCGGGCCGGACAGGGCGAGGGTGCCCGTGCCCACCAGGATCAGCGGCAGCAGCCAGGACCAGGGGTTGCCCGCCCCCCAGTGGATCCCCAGGGCCACCGCTCCGGCCCACACGGCGGGTACCAGGAGGGTCACGGCCGCCACGGCACAGGCCCGTACGAATCCCACGGCCGCCGCCACCGCCCAGCCCCTTGGCCGTCCCATGGTCTCCCCCTGTTCCCGGGCCCGGGGAGTTCCCGGGTCCGTCCGCCGCTGTCACGTTCCCACTGTGCACCGCGTGCGGGCCGTCCGAGCTCTTGCCCGGCAAGGAGTGGGGCTTGCCCCACCCCGACGTGGGGCAAGGCCGATTCCGCGCCCGGCGGTCCGTTCGTAGTGTCGTGGGCATGGACCTCACCGCTCAGCACGCCACCACGACCGCGCCGGCCCTCGCCGACGCCTCCCCCGCCCACGACGCCCTCACCACGGTGCGGCGCTGCGTCGTGCTCTACGGCGCGCTCGGCGGCGCCGCCCTCGCCGGCGTCGTCACGGTGGCGGGCGCCGGACATCCGGTGAACACCTTCATGTGGGTCAGGGCGGTGTTGCTGCCGCTCGTCGCCGTGTTCCTGCACCGCTTGGCCGTCGCCGCCTCCCGGGGGGACCGCAAAGCCTTCGAACGGCTGCGCGGCCTCGCGGCCGTCCTGCCGGTCGCGATCGTCGGCGTGGACCTGATCCCGGGGGTCTGCCCACCGTGGTACGCCGTGCTCCAGGCGGTCTGCGTGCTGCCCGTCGCCGGTGTGGCGGTCCTGACCCGGCGCGCGGCGCTGCGCGCCGTCTTCCCCAAGGTCCGCCAGAGAGCGTGACGGTGCCGGAGCCGGGGGACGGGCCGGTCCGCCGGGAAACACGATGCTTCCCGGCGGACCGTCGCCTGTTCCACGCCTACGCCTGCGCCTCGGCGCCCGTCGTCGCGGCCTCGGCCGGCGACCGGCGGAACATCCGGGTCGCCGTGATCTCGCCGTGGATCGTCTCGCCGCCCTCGGTGGCCGGCTGCGGCAGACCCGGCCGCAGGTGCTCCTCCACGCTGATGTACTTCAGACCCGCGCGCAGGTCGGCGTCGTTGCGCAGCCGGATGACCAGCGGGAACTCGGCGAGCGCCGTGGTGTCGAACAGACCCGTGGTGTAGAGCAGCTGGACACCGAGCGCGTCCGACACGGCCCGCTGGAGCTCCAGCAGGTACGTGGCGTTGGCGCGGCCGATCGGGTTGTCGAGGAACAGGGTGCCCGCGTGCCGGTGCTTGTCGCGGCCCCGGTCGTTGGAGCGCAGCGCGGCCATCGTGCAGTAGAGGGCGATGGCGGCGGTGAGCAGCTGGCCGCCGGAGAAGACGTCGCCCATCTGCCCGACCGGGACGCGCTCGGCGCGCAGCACCGCGTCCGGCTTGAGGATCTCGACCGCGATGCCGCGCGGTTCGAGCGCCGCCTGGACTCCGCGCAGCAGCAGCGACATGCCGTCGCGGCGCAGGTCGGAGTTCTTCTTCACGGCGGCGCGGGTGGCCGCGTCGACCACCTCGCCGAGCCGCTCGGTGAGGGTGGCCGCGTCGGGCTCCTCGAAGCGGATCCGCAGGAACTCCTGGCCCGACCACTCCCCCAGGCCCTCGGGCAGCTGGGACAGCCGCTGCGCCGAACGCAGCGTGGCGAGCGAGGACTCCACCAGGCCGCGCAGCCGGTCGACGATCGAGTCGCGGTTGCGCTCCAGCTGCGCCAGCTCGTCGGTGAGCACCCGCAGCCGGGGCGCGAACGCCTCGGCCCACTTCGCCGCGTGCTCCGGCAGCGCGGCGGCGGGCAGTTCGCGGATCTGCTGCCGGGCCGGAGTGCGGACCTGCTCGTAGCGGGTGGAGTTGGCGTGCCGGACGAGGATGTCGCCGGCCTCGCGGACGGCGGCGTCGGCGGCCGACAGGTCGGCGGCGCAGCCGCGCAGCGAGCGGCGGGCCTCGGCGGCGGCGGTGCGGGCCTCGGCGAGCGGGCCCGGGTACGGCTCGGGCTCCTCCTGCTCGGCGTCGGTGTTGTCGGGGTTGTCTCGGAGCAGGTCGCGCAGCAGGGCGGCAGTCTCGTCGAAGCCGCCGGCGGCGTCCTCGGCGGCCCGGTGGCCCTGGAGCAGCCCGGCGTGGGCGGCGCGCGCGGCCTCCAGCGCGTCGGTGCGGGCGGCGAGTTCGCCGGTGGCCGTACGGAGCAGGGTCTGGGCGTGGTCGGCGTCGCCCGGGATCAGCTCCTCGGACAGCTCGGTGTGCGCCTCGCCGTCCTCGGGGGCCAGCCGCTCGGCCTCGCCGCGCAGCCGGCCCAGCTTCTCGCTGGCCTCGGAGGTGCGCGACTCCAGCTTGTGGACCAGTTCCTCGGCGCGGGCGGCGGCGGCCTGGCGGGACGGGCCGTCGGCGCCGTCGGTGGACTCCAGGAGCTGCTCGGCGCGGGTGCGGACCTTGTTGGTGAGCCGGTCGAGTTCGGCGAGGGCGGCGGACTCGTCGCTCTCGGCGCGGGCCTGCTCGGCGCGCAGGTCGGCGCCGACGCCGACCTTCTCGTACACCTGGGACGCGGCCCGGTACGCCTCGCGGAGCACGGAGAGCGCGACGCTCGGCGCGGCCGGGTCCTCCTCCGGGAGGCTCTCGGGGGCACCGGCGATCTCGGCGCGCTCGGCACGCAGGGCGCGGGCGGTGCGGTGGGCGTCGTCGGCGGCGCGCTGGGCGGCGCGGCGGTCCTCGTCGGCGGCGCGGGCGCGCTCCAGGCAGACCTGGGCGCGGGCCTCGTACTCGGTGGCGTCGTCGGCGAGTTCGCGCAGCTTGACCGGCCAGGCGGAGCGCTCTCGGAGCCGGAAGGCGAGTCCGGCGAGGGCGTCGGCGGCGCGGCGGGCGCGCTGGGCGGCCTCCTGGCGCTCGTCGCGCACCGTGCGGGCCTCGGCGGCGGCCTCGTCGGCCTCGGCCCGTACCGTACGGGCCTCGGCGAGGGCGGCGGTCGCGGTCTCGGCGGCGGTCCGGGCGGCCGCGGCGGCCGCCGCCAGTTCGGCGAGCATGCCGAGCGGGCAGTCGGCGCGCCAGGCTCCGATGCGGGCGGCGAGGGAGCGGTCGCCGGTGAGCCGGCCGGCGAGGGTCCGGATCTCCTCGTCGCGGGCGGCGGCGCGGGCGCGCAGGGCCTGGCGTTCCTCGTCGGCGGCGTGCTCGTCGTGCATGGCCGGGTTCGGCGGCACGAGGAAGACGTCCGTGTCCTGCGCGGCGTCGGGCGCGGGCACAGGGGCGAGGAGGGCGGCGGCGGTGCCGACGGCCACGGTGGAACGGGGCAGCAGGGCGGCGCCGGCGAGCGCCTCGCGGGCACGGACGTACGAGGCGGGGTCGGTGATCACGACGCCGTCGACCAGCTCGGGGCGGCCGGCGAGGACGGCGGCGTGGTCGGCCGGGTCGACGGACTGGGCGAGGTAGCGCCAGCCGGGGAGGGCGGGGATGCCGTGCTCGCCGAGGAACTCGACGGTGGCCAGGACGTCGGGGCCGGGCG contains the following coding sequences:
- a CDS encoding ATP-binding region ATPase domain-containing protein (ATP binding site [chemical binding];~ATP-binding region ATPase domain-containing protein [Streptomyces flavogriseus ATCC33331];~G-X-G motif;~Histidine kinase-like ATPases; This family includes several ATP-binding proteins for example: histidine kinase, DNA gyrase B, topoisomerases, heat shock protein HSP90, phytochrome-like ATPases and DNA mismatch repair proteins; cd00075;~KEGG: sgr:SGR_6126 sensor-like histidine kinase; PFAM: ATP-binding region ATPase domain protein; histidine kinase HAMP region domain protein; SMART: ATP-binding region ATPase domain protein; histidine kinase HAMP region domain protein;~Mg2+ binding site [ion binding];~Nitrate and nitrite sensing; pfam08376;~Signal transduction histidine kinase [Signal transduction mechanisms]; COG0642;~identified by MetaGeneAnnotator; putative) gives rise to the protein MRFRGKSIRRKIVALLLVPLVSLTGLWGFSTVLTGREARTLLDTGYIMDKIGYPIEDTARVLQKERRESLVYLADPRAAEAMTRLRQEREATDQQVALIRRNAAEPGVSGDMPPATAQRLSLLLEALDGLDSLRRSVENRSVGRMQALDFFNRLVDPCYGFLMSLHALDDVEMDKQGRALVGITRAREIVAREDALVGSALVAERITPAEIRALTDIVATRRTYYDTNLEVLPAGDRDRYEKYWTGAETAPLRKSEEALIAAGPTDSPRAVTAQLWQEQTTPVLDALARENYAAGERLQERLQPVAYRVLLKAGIAGVLGFVALLVSIVVSVRVGRGLVRDLRRLRKEAQEVSGVRLPSVMRRLAAGEDVDTATEVPQLTYSEDEVGQVGQALNTLQRAAVEAAVKQAELRRGVSEVFVNLARRNQVLLHRQLTLLDTMERRTEDTDELADLFRLDHLTTRMRRHAEGLVILSGAAPSRQWRKPVQLMDVVRAAVAEVEDYERIEVRRLPRLGVGGPAVADLTHLVAELLENATVFSPPHTAVQVLGERVANGFTLEIHDRGLGMNPEVLLEANLRLAETPEFELSDTDRLGLFVVSRLAQRQNVRVSLQTSPYGGTTAVVFIPATLLTDAPETQGAGFRLDRDNGRPGAGRDGAAGESGDRAQTTGPAGLPRRRPALAKVPDPAPEPVPSPVLDGPVELEAPLESGSLDDLLDGAADLLDTESERGGLFRAREHRRRGEQHQPAPGGAADPAGPAGGDLADGPVQLPRRRTPTLVVDHGRRLDEPGRAPAGPAGHGTSGDDSRHVTGNDGHGHSHGPGDGDTMELARVRPAPTLVPVPPQEEEPLFDGLPRRVRQASLAPQLRAHGARDEARPAAGPAGSGPGTDPFERDAEEVRSRMASMQRGWQRGRRQNDGVPEPGPAGAGTTDSRAATPGSAPGTAPGTTARGTTPEGDGR
- a CDS encoding membrane protein (identified by MetaGeneAnnotator; putative;~membrane protein [Streptomyces davawensis JCM4913]) — its product is MEHEAQPVRQLWVDDERGRRRMPDPVRTAAVRAVLIVSVTLILSMVAFLCSVTGSWLAFPMTLAAIAGTVVATWSVLDVWITRQVWRQRNGVVSEPSSAERPLRRERRQEESQEHPGPAARAGKGLLPEGALSEAA